The following are encoded together in the Terriglobales bacterium genome:
- a CDS encoding iron-sulfur cluster assembly accessory protein, with product MSCSTPLTATPQAPQTGEKKALSMSPTAIAKVKEIMAQQDPAPAGLRMGVVGGGCSGFSYSMSFENSAGMMDKVLTFEGLKVFVDATSMMYLAGCNVDYVETLEGAGFKFENPNVKSTCGCGSSFSV from the coding sequence ATGTCCTGTTCCACCCCGCTTACCGCAACGCCGCAGGCGCCGCAGACCGGCGAGAAGAAGGCGCTGAGCATGTCGCCCACCGCCATTGCCAAGGTCAAGGAGATCATGGCGCAGCAGGACCCGGCTCCGGCCGGGCTGCGCATGGGCGTGGTCGGCGGCGGCTGCTCCGGCTTCAGCTATTCCATGTCGTTCGAGAACTCGGCCGGCATGATGGACAAGGTACTGACCTTCGAAGGCCTCAAGGTCTTCGTGGACGCGACCTCGATGATGTACCTTGCGGGCTGCAACGTCGACTACGTCGAGACGCTCGAGGGCGCCGGCTTCAAGTTCGAGAACCCGAACGTGAAGTCCACCTGCGGCTGCGGCTCGTCGTTCAGCGTGTAA
- a CDS encoding PilN domain-containing protein, whose protein sequence is MRYDINLASRPYIDARRFYANWMTLLVPLALVAALLSGLVIRALVGSREVARKVREERAKIEQLDRNRANAEAVMNRAENRDTRDKSRFLNGVIARKAFSWTQVFEELERVMPDRARVLAIHPEIKDNRVLLVMSVAGETRADGQELLRRMENSPSFRQPQLRSEDVQRGDEGSVVKFEVAATYVPRPVHPATAAKGGD, encoded by the coding sequence ATGCGCTACGACATCAATCTCGCCTCGCGGCCCTACATCGACGCCCGCCGCTTCTACGCGAACTGGATGACGCTGCTGGTGCCGCTGGCGCTGGTGGCGGCGCTGCTGAGCGGTCTGGTCATCCGGGCGCTGGTGGGCTCGCGCGAGGTGGCGCGCAAGGTGCGCGAGGAGCGTGCGAAGATCGAGCAGCTCGACCGCAACCGCGCCAACGCCGAGGCGGTGATGAATCGCGCCGAGAACCGCGACACGCGCGACAAGTCGCGCTTCCTGAACGGCGTGATCGCGCGCAAGGCCTTCTCATGGACGCAGGTGTTCGAGGAACTGGAGCGCGTGATGCCCGACCGCGCCCGCGTCCTCGCCATCCACCCGGAGATCAAGGACAACCGCGTGCTGCTGGTGATGAGCGTGGCGGGCGAGACGCGCGCCGACGGCCAGGAGCTGCTGCGGCGCATGGAAAACTCGCCCAGCTTCCGCCAGCCGCAACTGCGCAGCGAGGACGTGCAGCGCGGCGACGAGGGCAGCGTGGTGAAGTTCGAGGTGGCGGCGACGTACGTCCCGCGGCCGGTGCACCCGGCGACCGCCGCGAAGGGAGGCGACTGA
- a CDS encoding peptidoglycan-binding protein produces the protein MRSPRLNQFVIAILCMLLAGVPAMAASKTSGSSSKSTKTKKVSSKSGKHGKSRARRGAWKRRGQQGIKEDRAREIQAALIREGYLQGEATGQWDARTQAAMQKFQADNGWQSKVTPDSRALIKLGLGPEHKGLLNPETAAVPAVVVPGGVR, from the coding sequence GTGCGCAGTCCCAGACTCAACCAATTCGTGATCGCCATCCTGTGCATGCTGCTCGCGGGCGTGCCGGCGATGGCCGCCAGCAAGACGTCCGGCTCCAGCTCCAAGAGCACCAAGACCAAGAAGGTCTCCAGTAAGTCCGGCAAGCACGGCAAGTCGCGCGCCCGCCGCGGGGCGTGGAAGCGCCGCGGCCAGCAGGGCATCAAGGAAGACCGTGCCCGCGAGATCCAGGCCGCGCTCATCCGCGAGGGCTACCTCCAGGGCGAGGCCACCGGCCAGTGGGACGCACGCACGCAGGCCGCCATGCAGAAGTTCCAGGCCGACAACGGGTGGCAGAGCAAGGTGACGCCCGATTCGCGCGCGCTCATCAAGCTCGGACTCGGACCCGAGCACAAAGGCCTGCTGAATCCGGAGACCGCCGCGGTGCCCGCGGTCGTCGTCCCGGGTGGCGTGCGCTAG
- a CDS encoding DUF3467 domain-containing protein, producing the protein MANPNQPEIKLTQTDDYRERYANSVQIRVNVWDFFLVFGTLQQQTPSEVEVRNFQGVYLSPQQAKALHAILEQNVANYEKTFGEIKLDPRMAAQPGIIN; encoded by the coding sequence ATGGCGAATCCCAACCAGCCCGAGATCAAGCTCACCCAGACTGACGACTACCGCGAGCGCTACGCCAACAGCGTGCAGATCCGCGTGAACGTGTGGGACTTCTTCCTCGTCTTCGGCACGCTGCAGCAGCAGACGCCGAGCGAGGTCGAGGTCCGCAACTTCCAGGGCGTGTACCTGAGCCCGCAGCAGGCCAAGGCGCTGCACGCCATCCTGGAGCAGAACGTCGCGAACTACGAGAAGACGTTCGGCGAGATCAAGCTCGACCCGCGCATGGCGGCGCAGCCCGGGATCATCAACTGA
- a CDS encoding HEAT repeat domain-containing protein — MSDSDRDPLFFPPHKQPELPPEEEEEGYSAEVDPAGQQRRLRAIVVVGLVVLGFFLLSLQSESVKAAWAELRISLGLAGEPVSAGPAKFSEHELEQLDRLPAQVQAQKLLERAINHYEGAAGEIERRVDGWRGHIAEDQRLFGLVQTALNSNDLRVRAAALEVDLAARGTTKDAETVQRMVQQAEPGRDGRIQALWALGALANRGIEPDAARQALTSYLHDPQEEVRYWAVEGLALTGQDESVAPLLDVLRTDSSGRVRERAACSLAQSGMLAKEQRMRAVPELMNMADDPALDPSTRKWVFQALRDITGQGLGDDAAAWRNWWSVQSRS, encoded by the coding sequence ATGTCCGATTCCGACCGAGACCCGCTGTTCTTCCCGCCACACAAGCAGCCCGAGCTGCCGCCAGAAGAGGAAGAAGAAGGCTACTCCGCCGAGGTGGACCCGGCCGGCCAGCAGCGCCGGCTGCGGGCCATCGTGGTCGTCGGGTTGGTCGTGCTGGGGTTCTTCCTGCTCAGCCTGCAATCGGAGTCGGTGAAGGCCGCGTGGGCGGAGCTGCGCATCTCGCTTGGCCTGGCGGGCGAGCCGGTGAGCGCGGGCCCGGCAAAGTTCTCCGAGCATGAACTCGAGCAGCTTGATAGGCTGCCGGCGCAGGTGCAGGCCCAGAAGCTGCTGGAGCGCGCCATCAACCATTACGAGGGCGCGGCGGGCGAGATCGAGCGGCGCGTGGACGGCTGGCGCGGGCACATCGCAGAAGACCAGCGGCTGTTCGGCCTGGTGCAGACGGCGCTCAACTCCAACGACCTGCGCGTGCGCGCCGCCGCGCTCGAGGTGGACCTGGCGGCACGCGGCACCACGAAGGACGCCGAGACAGTGCAGCGCATGGTGCAGCAGGCCGAGCCTGGCCGCGACGGGCGCATCCAGGCGCTGTGGGCGCTGGGGGCGCTCGCCAACCGCGGCATCGAGCCCGACGCCGCGCGCCAGGCGCTCACCAGCTACCTGCACGACCCGCAGGAGGAGGTGCGCTACTGGGCGGTCGAAGGCCTGGCGCTGACTGGGCAGGATGAAAGCGTCGCGCCGCTGCTCGACGTGCTGCGCACGGATTCCTCGGGGCGCGTGCGCGAGCGCGCCGCGTGCAGCCTGGCGCAATCTGGCATGCTGGCCAAGGAGCAGCGCATGCGCGCCGTTCCGGAGCTGATGAACATGGCCGACGACCCCGCGCTCGACCCCAGCACGCGCAAGTGGGTGTTCCAGGCGCTGCGCGACATCACCGGGCAGGGCCTGGGTGACGACGCCGCGGCGTGGCGCAACTGGTGGTCCGTCCAGAGCCGCTCCTAA
- a CDS encoding glycosyltransferase family 39 protein — protein MTARVRWPLHPVLVFALLFTGIFLLHAPLLRLAYFWDEAGYYVPAARDLYLHGSLIPQETVSNAHPPLVMAWLALWWKLSAFTPAVTRTAMLLVAAFALLGLFRLALVVSNRAVAVATVACTALYSVFFMQSSLAHVDVAAAAFTLWALSYYCENRRWLCALMFSLAALSKETAILAPVALAAWELLTSSQRMGQLWLTVLTFTLLPLLPLRAKRRATGIAIVAGPGPVFRDSVVLLVPLFPLGLWFAYHYAQTGYVFGNPEFVRYNVTATLSPLRFVLALVQRLWQAFGHMNLFVLTAATAVAMMLPAQPNRERIAISHQLTFAIVLAAYVVALSLVGGAVLARYMLPVVPLVILVCVSTLWRRVRGWPIAVAAICGLFVAAWFVAPPYRFAPEDNLAYRDSIVLHVKAEQLIAKHYPNARVLTAWPASDELRRPYLGYVKTALPVVRIENFSLEELDLAAHSSQPYDVALLFSTKYETPRRIEWDFWERQQKRFFDYHEDLPPEAAARMLGGEIVWQERRGGEWVAVVDFKRPQNARLAH, from the coding sequence GTGACCGCGCGGGTGCGGTGGCCGCTGCATCCCGTGCTCGTCTTCGCGCTGCTATTCACCGGCATCTTCCTGCTGCACGCTCCGCTGCTGCGCCTCGCCTACTTCTGGGATGAGGCCGGCTACTACGTCCCGGCCGCGCGCGACCTCTACCTGCACGGCTCGCTCATCCCGCAGGAGACGGTCTCGAACGCGCACCCGCCGCTGGTGATGGCGTGGCTCGCGCTGTGGTGGAAGCTCTCGGCGTTCACGCCGGCGGTCACGCGGACGGCGATGCTGCTGGTCGCGGCCTTCGCCCTGCTCGGGCTGTTCCGGCTGGCGCTGGTGGTCTCGAATCGCGCGGTCGCAGTGGCCACGGTGGCTTGCACCGCGCTCTACTCCGTCTTCTTCATGCAGAGCTCGCTGGCGCACGTGGACGTGGCCGCGGCGGCCTTCACGCTGTGGGCGCTGAGCTACTACTGCGAGAACCGGCGCTGGCTGTGCGCGCTGATGTTCTCGCTCGCCGCGCTGAGCAAGGAGACGGCCATCCTCGCGCCGGTAGCGCTGGCGGCGTGGGAATTACTAACAAGCAGCCAGCGCATGGGACAGCTCTGGTTAACCGTACTCACATTCACTTTGTTGCCGCTTTTGCCGCTGCGCGCCAAGCGCCGCGCGACGGGCATCGCGATCGTCGCGGGGCCGGGACCAGTGTTTCGGGATTCTGTCGTCCTATTGGTCCCTCTGTTTCCGCTCGGCCTCTGGTTCGCGTACCACTACGCGCAGACCGGATACGTCTTCGGGAATCCTGAGTTCGTGCGCTACAACGTGACGGCGACGCTCTCGCCGCTGCGCTTCGTGCTCGCGCTCGTGCAGCGGCTGTGGCAGGCGTTCGGCCACATGAACCTGTTTGTGCTGACGGCGGCGACGGCGGTCGCCATGATGCTGCCGGCACAGCCCAACCGTGAACGCATCGCCATCTCGCATCAGCTCACGTTCGCGATCGTGCTGGCCGCGTACGTGGTTGCGCTCTCGCTGGTGGGCGGCGCGGTGCTGGCGCGCTACATGCTTCCGGTCGTTCCGCTGGTGATCCTGGTGTGCGTGTCGACCTTGTGGCGCCGGGTGCGCGGGTGGCCCATCGCGGTGGCCGCGATCTGCGGGCTGTTCGTGGCGGCGTGGTTCGTCGCGCCTCCCTACCGCTTCGCTCCGGAAGACAATCTCGCGTACCGCGATTCCATCGTGCTGCACGTGAAGGCCGAGCAGCTCATCGCCAAGCATTATCCGAACGCGCGCGTGCTGACGGCGTGGCCGGCGAGCGACGAGCTGCGCCGGCCGTATCTCGGCTACGTGAAGACGGCGCTCCCGGTCGTGCGCATCGAGAATTTCTCGCTGGAAGAGCTCGACCTGGCGGCGCACTCCTCGCAGCCCTACGACGTCGCGCTGCTGTTCTCCACCAAGTACGAGACGCCGCGGCGCATCGAGTGGGACTTCTGGGAGCGGCAGCAGAAACGCTTCTTCGATTATCACGAAGACCTGCCGCCGGAGGCGGCGGCGCGCATGCTGGGCGGCGAGATCGTGTGGCAGGAGCGGCGCGGCGGCGAGTGGGTCGCGGTCGTGGACTTCAAGCGGCCGCAGAACGCACGACTGGCGCATTGA